One genomic segment of Helianthus annuus cultivar XRQ/B chromosome 14, HanXRQr2.0-SUNRISE, whole genome shotgun sequence includes these proteins:
- the LOC110903784 gene encoding wall-associated receptor kinase-like 6 isoform X1, translating to MKQFQVLYTLILILISTEAIEYAKNGCRDACGNMVTIPYPFGIGADCSANKWYVVDCISSRPYLSAFKNMEVLEVNLEEQKVIVNVSVISRCQNSVAISNHTPGIDLGESPFLFSGSDNMLIFEGCGYAGLLGDGEVCPACSNTCTNYNTDRFGGCQLKICGNLKSYSIDVDDFTKGSGGDESCGSAFMGITPVVLDTIWRSGYEYLNTRNPSYYPISLLWFLTKDDIHHGLHNCWEPKNNESSLHLAHLRKCSCGEGRVGNPYLQNQCEVSTEALSLVKKGCQERCGEVGIPFPFGIGEHCALDKRYVVDCNSSIPYLSAFKNMEVMNVSLEQQTITVNASMNLDFQKQVINSSEILPSTIDFDDSGSPFLFSRLHNIFVVVGCGNAVITDVEGATVTGCTTTCTNDTFVDLKNCCGIGCCQATIPYYLENFTLNLTQLEKQGGDETRGFSFLVDKDSFVNRNFSLQSIGREHYYVPISLYWPLTFLYEEDIPAFERPECTDLAFRLHDGSLVGYRKCQCNISQEGNPYLPKGCRKLKECIECERKGGVCSRVFSSIYDDVTSQIISKLSCDMHYGRKSSLGVILGVSISMGLVLLIASIYTLYKKINKVIVKRQKEKYFKRNGGLLLKQQQEIDAGLIDKTILFTSKDLEMATDNYNENRILGRGGQGTVYKGMLADGRIVAVKKSKIVDENQLDQFINEVVILSQVNHRNVVKLLGCCLETEVPQLVSEFVPNGTLYSLIQDDTGEFPFSLNTRLQIATEVAGALSYLHSATSIPIYHRDIKTTNILLDEKYRAKVSDFGTSRFVSIDQTHVTTLVKGTFGYLDPQYFQSSQFTEKSDVYSFGVVLLELFTREKPISLTKFGEHRNLATYFMFAMKEGRVMSIFDQAVVKEDSKGVLLTIANLAMRCLNTNGKQRPSMKEVAMELEGIRTSHVPSTSTVQTSFGWANHNEDPLVFTYSESASTSTSFKDTIH from the exons atgaagcAGTTTCAAGTTTTGTATACACTTATCTTGATTTTAATATCAACAGAAGCCATTGAGTATGCCAAGAATGGATGCAGAGATGCTTGCGGGAACATGGTGACAATTCCATACCCGTTTGGAATCGGAGCAGATTGTTCCGCCAACAAATGGTACGTTGTTGACTGCATCTCCTCCAGACCTTACCTCTCAGCATTCAAGAATATGGAGGTGCTGGAGGTAAACTTGGAAGAACAGAAGGTGATTGTTAATGTCTCAGTCATCTCTCGTTGCCAGAATTCAGTCGCGATTAGCAATCACACCCCAGGCATAGACCTTGGTGAGAGTCCCTTTTTATTTTCTGGATCAGATAACATGCTTATCTTTGAGGGGTGTGGTTATGCTGGTCTTTTGGGCGATGGGGAAGTATGCCCCGCGTGTTCAAATACTTGCACCAATTACAATACCGATCGATTTGGTGGTTGCCAACTTAAAATTTGCGGCAATTTGAAGTCATATAGTATAGATGTTGATGACTTCACGAAAGGGTCAGGTGGAGATGAATCTTGTGGCTCTGCCTTCATGGGCATCACACCAGTGGTTTTGGATACCATATGGCGTTCTGGGTATGAGTACCTGAACACGAGGAACCCCTCTTACTATCCCATATCACTTTTGTGGTTCTTAACGAAGGACGACATCCATCATGGATTACACAATTGTTGGGAACCAAAGAATAATGAATCTTCACTGCATTTGGCTCATCTAAGAAAGTGTTCCTGTGGTGAGGGGCGTGTAGGGAACCCGTATTTGCAGAATCAATGCGAAG TTTCGACTGAAGCTCTTAGTTTGGTCAAGAAAGGATGCCAAGAAAGATGTGGGGAGGTCGGGATTCCATTCCCTTTTGGAATCGGAGAACATTGTGCTTTGGACAAACGGTATGTTGTTGATTGTAACTCATCAATCCCATATCTGTCTGCATTCAAAAACATGGAGGTGATGAATGTAAGTTTGGAACAACAAACAATCACGGTAAATGCCTCAATGAACCTTGATTTCCAGAAACAGGTGATAAATAGTAGTGAAATCTTACCCAGTACCATAGACTTTGATGACAGTGGAAGTCCCTTCCTATTTTCCAGACTGCATAACATATTCGTCGTTGTTGGATGTGGAAATGCTGTCATCACGGATGTAGAAGGGGCTACTGTCACCGGATGCACAACAACTTGCACTAATGACACTTTTGTAGACTTAAAGAACTGTTGTGGCATCGGGTGTTGTCAAGCGACAATTCCTTATTATCTCGAGAATTTCACCTTGAATTTAACACAGTTGGAAAAACAGGGTGGAGATGAAACCCGTGGATTTTCCTTCTTGGTAGATAAGGATTCATTCGTTAATAGAAACTTTTCTCTCCAATCTATTGGTAGGGAGCACTATTATGTTCCGATATCACTTTATTGGCCGCTAACATTCCTTTACGAGGAAGATATTCCAGCTTTTGAGCGCCCAGAGTGCACAGATCTCGCGTTTCGCCTACATGATGGTTCATTGGTGGGCTATAGGAAATGCCAGTGTAATATATCACAAGAAGGAAACCCTTATCTACCAAAGGGGTGCAGAA AACTTAAAGAGTGTATAGAGTGTGAGCGTAAGGGGGGCGTTTGTAGCCGCGTCTTTAGTAGCATATACGATGATGTTACATCGCAAATCATCTCAAAACTATCTTGTGACATGCACTATGGCCGCAAATCATCATTAGGAGTTATTCTAG GTGTCAGCATAAGCATGGGATTGGTTTTGCTAATCGCGTCTATCTATACATTGTACAAAAAAATCAACAAAGTCATAGTAAAGAGGCAGAAAGAAAAGTATTTTAAACGCAATGGTGGCCTACTTCTCAAACAACAACAAGAAATAGATGCAGGTTTAATCGATAAAACCATACTTTTCACCTCAAAAGACTTGGAGATGGCCACTGACAATTATAACGAGAACAGAATCCTTGGACGAGGAGGTCAAGGTACGGTGTATAAAGGCATGTTAGCTGATGGTAGAATTGTAGCAGTCAAGAAGTCAAAGATTGTTGATGAGAACCAGTTAGATCAGTTCATCAATGAGGTTGTCATTCTGTCACAAGTCAATCATAGGAATGTAGTCAAATTATTGGGATGTTGCCTGGAGACTGAGGTTCCTCAACTTGTCTCAGAATTTGTCCCAAATGGCACCTTGTACAGCCTTATTCAAGATGATACCGGTGAGTTCCCATTCTCTTTGAACACGAGATTACAAATTGCTACCGAGGTTGCAGGAGCACTCTCTTACTTACATTCAGCAACCTCCATTCCGATATACCATAGGGACATCAAGACCACCAACATTCTTTTGGATGAAAAGTACAGGGCTAAGGTTTCTGACTTTGGAACTTCCAGATTCGTATCAATAGATCAAACTCACGTAACTACCTTAGTCAAAGGTACATTTGGTTACCTTGATCCGCAGTACTTCCAATCCAGTCAGTTCACTGAGAAAAGTGATGTCTACAGTTTTGGAGTTGTTTTGCTCGAACTTTTTACGAGAGAGAAGCCAATTTCCTTGACTAAATTTGGTGAACATAGAAATTTAGCGACATATTTTATGTTTGCCATGAAAGAAGGTCGTGTGATGTCTATTTTCGATCAGGCGGTTGTTAAAGAGGATTCAAAGGGTGTGCTCTTGACAATAGCTAACTTGGCCATGCGTTGTCTGAATACCAATGGAAAGCAGAGACCATCAATGAAAGAAGTAGCCATGGAGTTGGAAGGCATTAGAACGTCACATGTGCCTTCTACTTCCACCGTTCAAACTAGTTTTGGTTGGGCAAATCATAATGAAGATCCACTTGTGTTTACATATAGCGAGTCGGCATCAACATCAACAAGTTTCAAAGACACAATTCATTAA
- the LOC110903784 gene encoding wall-associated receptor kinase-like 3 isoform X2: MKQFQVLYTLILILISTEAIEYAKNGCRDACGNMVTIPYPFGIGADCSANKWYVVDCISSRPYLSAFKNMEVLEVNLEEQKVIVNVSVISRCQNSVAISNHTPGIDLGESPFLFSGSDNMLIFEGCGYAGLLGDGEVCPACSNTCTNYNTDRFGGCQLKICGNLKSYSIDVDDFTKGSGGDESCGSAFMGITPVVLDTIWRSGYEYLNTRNPSYYPISLLWFLTKDDIHHGLHNCWEPKNNESSLHLAHLRKCSCGEGRVGNPYLQNQCEVSTEALSLVKKGCQERCGEVGIPFPFGIGEHCALDKREHYYVPISLYWPLTFLYEEDIPAFERPECTDLAFRLHDGSLVGYRKCQCNISQEGNPYLPKGCRKLKECIECERKGGVCSRVFSSIYDDVTSQIISKLSCDMHYGRKSSLGVILGVSISMGLVLLIASIYTLYKKINKVIVKRQKEKYFKRNGGLLLKQQQEIDAGLIDKTILFTSKDLEMATDNYNENRILGRGGQGTVYKGMLADGRIVAVKKSKIVDENQLDQFINEVVILSQVNHRNVVKLLGCCLETEVPQLVSEFVPNGTLYSLIQDDTGEFPFSLNTRLQIATEVAGALSYLHSATSIPIYHRDIKTTNILLDEKYRAKVSDFGTSRFVSIDQTHVTTLVKGTFGYLDPQYFQSSQFTEKSDVYSFGVVLLELFTREKPISLTKFGEHRNLATYFMFAMKEGRVMSIFDQAVVKEDSKGVLLTIANLAMRCLNTNGKQRPSMKEVAMELEGIRTSHVPSTSTVQTSFGWANHNEDPLVFTYSESASTSTSFKDTIH, encoded by the exons atgaagcAGTTTCAAGTTTTGTATACACTTATCTTGATTTTAATATCAACAGAAGCCATTGAGTATGCCAAGAATGGATGCAGAGATGCTTGCGGGAACATGGTGACAATTCCATACCCGTTTGGAATCGGAGCAGATTGTTCCGCCAACAAATGGTACGTTGTTGACTGCATCTCCTCCAGACCTTACCTCTCAGCATTCAAGAATATGGAGGTGCTGGAGGTAAACTTGGAAGAACAGAAGGTGATTGTTAATGTCTCAGTCATCTCTCGTTGCCAGAATTCAGTCGCGATTAGCAATCACACCCCAGGCATAGACCTTGGTGAGAGTCCCTTTTTATTTTCTGGATCAGATAACATGCTTATCTTTGAGGGGTGTGGTTATGCTGGTCTTTTGGGCGATGGGGAAGTATGCCCCGCGTGTTCAAATACTTGCACCAATTACAATACCGATCGATTTGGTGGTTGCCAACTTAAAATTTGCGGCAATTTGAAGTCATATAGTATAGATGTTGATGACTTCACGAAAGGGTCAGGTGGAGATGAATCTTGTGGCTCTGCCTTCATGGGCATCACACCAGTGGTTTTGGATACCATATGGCGTTCTGGGTATGAGTACCTGAACACGAGGAACCCCTCTTACTATCCCATATCACTTTTGTGGTTCTTAACGAAGGACGACATCCATCATGGATTACACAATTGTTGGGAACCAAAGAATAATGAATCTTCACTGCATTTGGCTCATCTAAGAAAGTGTTCCTGTGGTGAGGGGCGTGTAGGGAACCCGTATTTGCAGAATCAATGCGAAG TTTCGACTGAAGCTCTTAGTTTGGTCAAGAAAGGATGCCAAGAAAGATGTGGGGAGGTCGGGATTCCATTCCCTTTTGGAATCGGAGAACATTGTGCTTTGGACAAACG GGAGCACTATTATGTTCCGATATCACTTTATTGGCCGCTAACATTCCTTTACGAGGAAGATATTCCAGCTTTTGAGCGCCCAGAGTGCACAGATCTCGCGTTTCGCCTACATGATGGTTCATTGGTGGGCTATAGGAAATGCCAGTGTAATATATCACAAGAAGGAAACCCTTATCTACCAAAGGGGTGCAGAA AACTTAAAGAGTGTATAGAGTGTGAGCGTAAGGGGGGCGTTTGTAGCCGCGTCTTTAGTAGCATATACGATGATGTTACATCGCAAATCATCTCAAAACTATCTTGTGACATGCACTATGGCCGCAAATCATCATTAGGAGTTATTCTAG GTGTCAGCATAAGCATGGGATTGGTTTTGCTAATCGCGTCTATCTATACATTGTACAAAAAAATCAACAAAGTCATAGTAAAGAGGCAGAAAGAAAAGTATTTTAAACGCAATGGTGGCCTACTTCTCAAACAACAACAAGAAATAGATGCAGGTTTAATCGATAAAACCATACTTTTCACCTCAAAAGACTTGGAGATGGCCACTGACAATTATAACGAGAACAGAATCCTTGGACGAGGAGGTCAAGGTACGGTGTATAAAGGCATGTTAGCTGATGGTAGAATTGTAGCAGTCAAGAAGTCAAAGATTGTTGATGAGAACCAGTTAGATCAGTTCATCAATGAGGTTGTCATTCTGTCACAAGTCAATCATAGGAATGTAGTCAAATTATTGGGATGTTGCCTGGAGACTGAGGTTCCTCAACTTGTCTCAGAATTTGTCCCAAATGGCACCTTGTACAGCCTTATTCAAGATGATACCGGTGAGTTCCCATTCTCTTTGAACACGAGATTACAAATTGCTACCGAGGTTGCAGGAGCACTCTCTTACTTACATTCAGCAACCTCCATTCCGATATACCATAGGGACATCAAGACCACCAACATTCTTTTGGATGAAAAGTACAGGGCTAAGGTTTCTGACTTTGGAACTTCCAGATTCGTATCAATAGATCAAACTCACGTAACTACCTTAGTCAAAGGTACATTTGGTTACCTTGATCCGCAGTACTTCCAATCCAGTCAGTTCACTGAGAAAAGTGATGTCTACAGTTTTGGAGTTGTTTTGCTCGAACTTTTTACGAGAGAGAAGCCAATTTCCTTGACTAAATTTGGTGAACATAGAAATTTAGCGACATATTTTATGTTTGCCATGAAAGAAGGTCGTGTGATGTCTATTTTCGATCAGGCGGTTGTTAAAGAGGATTCAAAGGGTGTGCTCTTGACAATAGCTAACTTGGCCATGCGTTGTCTGAATACCAATGGAAAGCAGAGACCATCAATGAAAGAAGTAGCCATGGAGTTGGAAGGCATTAGAACGTCACATGTGCCTTCTACTTCCACCGTTCAAACTAGTTTTGGTTGGGCAAATCATAATGAAGATCCACTTGTGTTTACATATAGCGAGTCGGCATCAACATCAACAAGTTTCAAAGACACAATTCATTAA